The Halogranum gelatinilyticum genome includes a window with the following:
- a CDS encoding DUF5822 domain-containing protein: MQPVERSNPEGVDYGWVMQVTFVMTILVGAPIVTALSLQATLPTWGARAEFAIRVGAIIWILTAIPVFLYAKRTNAGDGGSDPDEIETENGTESRADD; this comes from the coding sequence GTGCAACCCGTCGAACGCTCGAATCCCGAGGGTGTCGACTACGGCTGGGTGATGCAGGTCACCTTCGTCATGACCATCCTCGTCGGCGCGCCCATCGTCACCGCGCTCTCGTTACAGGCGACACTGCCGACGTGGGGTGCCCGCGCGGAGTTCGCCATCCGAGTCGGGGCGATCATCTGGATTCTCACGGCCATCCCCGTCTTCCTCTACGCGAAACGGACGAACGCCGGTGACGGCGGCAGCGACCCGGACGAAATAGAGACAGAGAACGGCACTGAGAGCCGCGCAGACGACTGA
- a CDS encoding DUF420 domain-containing protein: MELQRARNHVTALTAVLTVVSLALVFGAVLGAIPSTFIPRASTAVLDAIPHVNAVVSTFAIGTIVAGVRFIRRGDVGKHRAMMLTSLALFVTFLVLYLYKVTLTGAADFGGPTAVYRFVYLPTLAIHILLAIVCIPLLYYVLLLALTRPVSELYETSHRRFGRVAAALWLVSFALGNVVYVLLYWLY, translated from the coding sequence ATGGAACTGCAGCGCGCCCGAAACCACGTCACGGCACTGACCGCGGTGTTGACCGTCGTCTCGCTCGCGCTCGTGTTCGGCGCGGTCCTCGGAGCGATTCCGTCGACGTTCATCCCGCGGGCGTCGACCGCCGTCCTCGACGCCATCCCGCACGTCAACGCCGTCGTTAGCACGTTCGCCATCGGCACGATCGTCGCCGGCGTCCGATTCATCCGCCGCGGCGACGTCGGGAAGCACCGCGCGATGATGCTCACGTCGCTCGCGCTGTTCGTTACCTTCCTGGTCCTCTATCTCTACAAGGTGACGCTGACCGGCGCGGCCGATTTCGGCGGTCCCACGGCCGTCTACCGGTTCGTCTACCTGCCGACGCTGGCGATCCACATCCTGCTCGCCATCGTCTGTATCCCGCTTCTCTACTACGTGCTGCTGTTAGCCCTCACGCGACCCGTCTCGGAACTCTACGAGACGAGTCACAGGCGGTTCGGGCGCGTCGCCGCCGCACTGTGGCTCGTCTCGTTCGCACTGGGGAACGTCGTCTACGTGCTGCTCTACTGGCTCTACTGA
- a CDS encoding HAD family hydrolase: MAEFDAVVYDLDGTLVRLAVNWNDVASDVVDVFADAGVDAADYDLWGMLDLADEHGLRAEVEAAIADHETTGARESTRLPLADTVADQTVPVGVCSLNCEASCRVALDVHELATHVDSVVGRDSVATRKPDPEPLLATLRGLDVDAADALFIGDSRRDAETAERAGTAFRYVDGGPSNF, from the coding sequence ATGGCCGAGTTCGACGCCGTCGTCTACGACCTCGACGGGACGCTCGTCCGTCTCGCGGTGAACTGGAACGACGTCGCGAGCGACGTCGTCGACGTCTTCGCCGACGCCGGGGTCGACGCGGCCGACTACGACCTCTGGGGGATGCTCGACCTCGCCGACGAGCACGGCCTCCGCGCGGAGGTCGAGGCGGCCATCGCCGACCACGAGACGACGGGCGCGCGGGAGTCGACGCGGCTGCCACTGGCGGACACTGTCGCCGACCAGACCGTCCCCGTCGGCGTCTGCTCGCTCAACTGTGAGGCCTCCTGCCGCGTCGCACTCGACGTCCACGAACTCGCGACCCACGTCGACAGCGTCGTCGGCCGCGACTCCGTGGCGACGCGCAAACCCGACCCCGAACCGCTCTTGGCAACGCTCCGGGGACTGGACGTCGACGCCGCCGACGCGCTGTTCATCGGCGACTCACGGCGCGACGCGGAGACCGCAGAGCGGGCGGGAACCGCGTTTCGGTACGTCGACGGCGGGCCGTCGAACTTCTAA
- the panB gene encoding 3-methyl-2-oxobutanoate hydroxymethyltransferase, with product MTTVRDIRAKAGTEAITMLTAYDAPTAAVVDGAGTDLVLVGDSMGNAALGYDSTLPVTVEEVESRTAAVARATSDAVVVADMPFLSVGVSEAQSIEHCGRMLKEANADAVKLESGPHTVELTEKLVQLGIPVMAHLGLTPQQVKSTGYQRQGTTKEDAQEILDLARAHEEAGAFSLVLEHVPANLAAQVTAALDIPTIGIGAGPDCDGQVLVVNDVLGLSDRAPPFAEQFGDVKSVMEEAVGDYVEAVESGTFPADEHSHVEDDLDELY from the coding sequence ATGACCACGGTACGGGACATCCGCGCGAAGGCCGGGACCGAGGCTATCACGATGTTGACGGCGTACGACGCACCGACGGCGGCCGTCGTCGACGGGGCGGGAACCGACCTCGTACTCGTCGGCGACAGCATGGGCAACGCGGCTCTGGGCTACGACTCGACGCTCCCCGTGACGGTCGAAGAGGTCGAGAGCCGGACGGCCGCCGTCGCCCGCGCGACGAGCGACGCCGTCGTCGTCGCCGACATGCCCTTCCTCTCGGTCGGCGTCAGCGAGGCCCAGAGCATTGAGCACTGTGGCCGGATGCTCAAGGAGGCGAACGCCGACGCCGTCAAGCTGGAGTCCGGCCCGCACACCGTCGAGCTGACCGAGAAACTGGTCCAGCTCGGGATTCCCGTGATGGCACATCTCGGCCTGACGCCCCAGCAGGTCAAATCGACCGGCTACCAAAGACAGGGGACGACGAAGGAGGACGCCCAGGAGATTCTCGACCTCGCGCGCGCCCACGAGGAAGCGGGGGCGTTCTCGCTCGTGCTCGAACACGTCCCGGCCAACCTCGCCGCGCAGGTGACTGCGGCACTGGACATCCCGACCATCGGCATCGGTGCCGGTCCCGACTGTGACGGGCAGGTGCTCGTTGTCAACGACGTGTTGGGGCTGAGCGACCGTGCGCCGCCCTTCGCCGAGCAGTTCGGCGACGTGAAGTCCGTGATGGAAGAGGCGGTCGGCGACTACGTCGAGGCCGTCGAGTCCGGCACGTTCCCGGCCGACGAACACAGCCACGTCGAGGACGACCTGGACGAACTGTACTGA
- a CDS encoding alanyl-tRNA editing protein encodes MPQSLAPAEPDVREFAASVAAVDGRDVVLDSTYFYAESGGQPADRGTLAGHVVEHVGTRDGQVVHTLAEAPDVAVGETVVGVVDNDFRTYCMRAHTASHALYGAGRELLDDLGYGGFNIDSEKVRVDFETSTDIDDSVLIALERLVNRVVWDSLPVSWEEVPVAEARAREEVAFNVKTEEGVFADSDSVRIVTIGGDGSDGKDVDPFDVAACGGTHVSNTREIGPVELLGRSNPGEGLTRVEFAVGPAAIDRRASQKRATLATARELGTGVSEMPEMVRSLRDTTEELEASLADLKTEVLTTRLAALDTVERDGLTWRVGTVSGFGANDVGDAAKSVVGDGADVAVVAGQQGSTFVVVASTGDVAAVDVVDEITDEFGGGGGGGPTFAQGGGLGADPADVVASLRE; translated from the coding sequence ATGCCACAGTCTCTCGCACCTGCGGAGCCGGACGTCCGAGAGTTCGCCGCGAGCGTCGCCGCCGTCGACGGCCGCGACGTCGTCCTCGACAGCACCTACTTCTACGCCGAGAGCGGCGGCCAGCCGGCCGATCGGGGAACGCTCGCCGGCCACGTCGTCGAGCACGTCGGGACCAGAGACGGTCAGGTCGTCCACACGCTCGCCGAGGCACCCGACGTCGCGGTCGGCGAGACCGTCGTCGGCGTCGTCGACAACGACTTCCGGACCTACTGTATGCGGGCGCACACCGCCAGCCACGCGCTCTACGGCGCGGGCCGGGAGTTACTCGACGACCTCGGCTACGGCGGCTTCAACATCGACTCGGAGAAGGTCAGGGTCGACTTCGAGACCTCTACCGACATCGACGATTCGGTCCTCATCGCCCTCGAACGGCTCGTCAACCGGGTCGTCTGGGACTCCCTGCCCGTCTCGTGGGAGGAAGTCCCCGTCGCGGAGGCTCGCGCCCGCGAGGAGGTCGCGTTCAACGTCAAGACCGAGGAGGGCGTGTTCGCAGACAGCGACAGCGTCCGCATCGTCACTATCGGCGGGGACGGGAGCGACGGGAAGGACGTCGACCCCTTCGACGTCGCGGCCTGCGGCGGGACCCACGTCTCGAACACCCGCGAGATCGGGCCGGTCGAACTGCTGGGTCGCTCGAACCCCGGCGAAGGGCTGACCCGCGTCGAGTTCGCCGTCGGCCCGGCGGCCATCGACCGCAGAGCGAGCCAGAAGCGGGCGACGCTGGCGACGGCGCGCGAACTCGGGACCGGCGTGTCGGAGATGCCCGAGATGGTGCGGAGCCTCCGGGACACCACTGAAGAACTGGAAGCCAGTCTCGCGGACCTGAAGACGGAGGTGCTGACGACGCGACTGGCCGCCCTCGACACGGTCGAGCGCGACGGGCTGACGTGGCGGGTCGGCACCGTCTCGGGCTTCGGCGCGAACGACGTCGGCGACGCGGCCAAGAGTGTCGTCGGCGACGGCGCGGACGTGGCCGTCGTCGCGGGTCAGCAGGGGTCGACGTTCGTCGTCGTCGCCTCGACGGGCGACGTCGCCGCGGTCGACGTGGTCGACGAGATTACCGACGAGTTCGGCGGTGGCGGCGGGGGTGGGCCGACGTTCGCGCAGGGCGGCGGACTCGGTGCCGACCCCGCGGACGTGGTGGCGTCGCTTCGAGAGTGA
- a CDS encoding alpha/beta fold hydrolase: protein MQTVTHHGRTTAYQRWFRGDSADTGSAVLFVHGSGGSHAVWKAQSRLADDRPVVALDLSGHGESDDVETDPGGEALAAYVDDAVAVARETDASVLVGNSLGGAVAMTVALDRDLPLDGLVLAGTGARLSVLEDLLAWLDDDFDRAVEFLHAPDRLFHDADERVLEESREGMYDAGQRVTVRDFRTCHSFDVRDEVSRIDVPTLAVVGDHDKLTPPRYHEYLAEQIPDCRLATVDDAAHLAMLEQPAAFNAAVEEFLGSL from the coding sequence ATGCAAACAGTGACACACCACGGCCGCACCACGGCCTACCAGCGGTGGTTCCGTGGCGACTCGGCCGACACGGGGTCGGCGGTGCTCTTCGTCCACGGTAGCGGCGGGTCACACGCCGTCTGGAAGGCGCAGTCGCGGCTCGCCGACGACAGGCCGGTCGTCGCGCTCGACCTGAGCGGCCACGGCGAGAGCGACGACGTCGAGACCGACCCCGGCGGCGAGGCACTCGCGGCCTACGTCGACGACGCGGTCGCCGTCGCCCGCGAGACGGACGCCAGCGTCCTCGTCGGCAACTCCCTCGGCGGTGCCGTCGCCATGACGGTCGCCCTCGACCGCGACCTCCCGCTCGACGGTCTCGTGCTCGCGGGGACCGGCGCGAGACTCAGCGTCCTCGAGGACCTGCTCGCGTGGCTCGACGACGACTTCGACCGCGCTGTCGAGTTCCTCCACGCCCCCGACCGACTCTTCCACGACGCCGACGAGCGCGTCCTCGAGGAGTCTCGCGAGGGGATGTACGACGCTGGCCAGCGCGTGACGGTACGGGACTTCCGGACCTGCCACAGCTTCGACGTGCGGGACGAGGTGAGCCGAATCGACGTGCCGACACTTGCGGTCGTCGGCGACCACGACAAGCTGACCCCGCCGCGCTATCACGAGTATCTGGCCGAGCAGATTCCGGACTGCCGACTGGCCACCGTCGACGACGCGGCCCATCTCGCGATGCTCGAACAGCCCGCGGCGTTCAACGCGGCCGTCGAGGAGTTCCTCGGCTCGCTGTGA
- a CDS encoding helix-turn-helix domain-containing protein, with protein MAKYSTGRSGGGDDGDSCELCGKQSGKLRKANVAGADLLVCPDCAPHSENRSKDRKRSQQDQQRDNTEVSRKKRAAQTAAKMYDAQKGDAKHWEEKGTSYEKDRLPYLVSDYGDRVEDARQDAGLTVEDLAAELDIDEDDILAVEQGRATRAGVGGSVVKKLEERLGLSLVDE; from the coding sequence ATGGCTAAGTATTCGACCGGACGCAGCGGAGGTGGCGACGACGGCGATTCCTGTGAACTCTGCGGGAAGCAGAGCGGGAAGCTTCGGAAGGCGAACGTCGCCGGGGCCGACCTCCTCGTCTGTCCGGACTGCGCGCCGCACAGCGAGAACCGCAGCAAGGACCGCAAGCGCAGCCAGCAGGACCAGCAGCGCGACAACACGGAGGTCTCCCGGAAGAAGCGCGCCGCGCAGACGGCCGCGAAGATGTACGACGCCCAGAAAGGCGACGCGAAACACTGGGAGGAGAAGGGGACGAGCTACGAGAAAGACCGGCTGCCCTATCTCGTCTCGGACTACGGCGACAGAGTCGAGGACGCCCGCCAGGACGCCGGACTGACCGTCGAAGACCTCGCCGCCGAACTCGACATCGACGAGGACGACATCCTCGCCGTCGAGCAGGGCCGTGCCACCCGCGCCGGCGTCGGCGGTTCTGTGGTCAAGAAGCTCGAAGAACGGCTCGGTCTCTCGCTCGTCGACGAGTAA
- a CDS encoding acyl-CoA dehydrogenase family protein has translation MVFADVDSALTAEQRAIRDVVHEFAVEEIRPGAQEADETETFPEDVWDGLAELDLTGLTVPEEYGGFGADRTTYAIVNEQVAYGQLAVATALSVHCLATSCIAEFGTEDVKDEWLPDMVSGRPVGAFCLSEPQAGSNPAEMTTRAEKDGDEYVISGEKQWITNGQRAGVYIVFAKADEGITQFLVPADYDGVKVGKKEHKLGLRASDTTGMTFDGVRVPEEYRLTEEGKGLSSAFKILTGGRVGIASQAVGLAQAAFDDAKAYAADREQFDQPISDFQTIRHKFADMATQLQASRLLVREAARQEDNGQDPRIAAAMAKYFASEAAVDITNEAVQIHGGYGYTTDFDVERYYRDSKITTIYEGTSEIQKTIIARGLLD, from the coding sequence ATGGTATTCGCAGACGTCGACTCCGCGCTGACCGCCGAACAGCGGGCGATCCGCGACGTCGTCCACGAGTTCGCCGTCGAGGAGATTCGACCGGGCGCGCAGGAGGCCGACGAGACCGAGACCTTCCCCGAGGACGTGTGGGACGGTCTCGCCGAGTTGGACCTGACTGGTCTCACCGTCCCCGAGGAGTACGGCGGCTTCGGCGCGGACCGCACGACCTACGCCATCGTCAACGAGCAGGTCGCCTACGGCCAGCTCGCCGTCGCCACCGCGCTCTCCGTCCACTGTCTCGCCACCTCCTGTATCGCCGAGTTCGGCACCGAGGACGTGAAAGACGAGTGGCTCCCCGACATGGTCTCCGGTCGGCCTGTCGGCGCGTTCTGTCTCTCCGAGCCGCAGGCCGGCTCGAACCCCGCGGAGATGACGACCCGTGCCGAGAAGGACGGCGACGAGTACGTCATCTCCGGCGAGAAGCAGTGGATCACCAACGGCCAGCGGGCGGGCGTCTACATCGTCTTCGCGAAGGCCGACGAGGGCATCACGCAGTTCCTCGTCCCCGCCGACTACGACGGCGTGAAGGTGGGAAAGAAGGAGCACAAACTCGGTCTCCGCGCCAGCGACACCACGGGCATGACCTTCGACGGCGTGCGCGTTCCGGAGGAGTACCGCCTCACCGAGGAGGGCAAGGGTCTCTCCTCGGCGTTCAAGATTCTGACCGGCGGCCGGGTCGGCATCGCCTCGCAGGCAGTCGGTCTCGCGCAGGCCGCCTTCGACGACGCGAAGGCCTACGCCGCGGACCGCGAACAGTTCGACCAGCCCATCAGCGACTTCCAGACCATCCGCCACAAGTTCGCCGACATGGCGACGCAGCTACAGGCCTCGCGGCTGCTCGTCCGCGAGGCGGCGCGACAGGAGGACAACGGCCAGGACCCCCGCATCGCGGCGGCGATGGCCAAATACTTCGCCAGCGAGGCGGCCGTCGACATCACCAACGAGGCGGTGCAGATCCACGGCGGCTACGGCTACACGACCGACTTCGACGTCGAACGCTACTACCGCGACTCGAAGATCACGACCATCTACGAGGGGACCTCGGAGATTCAAAAGACCATCATCGCCCGCGGCCTCCTCGATTAG
- a CDS encoding Hsp20/alpha crystallin family protein, whose amino-acid sequence MSQQLFEGRDDRFLRRYDYDDQWVVAADLRVSDEAVDVDIVGQTAIVVVDAGDRLFETEFELPGSDAQVFMKNGVLTITGSQ is encoded by the coding sequence ATGAGTCAACAACTGTTCGAAGGTCGTGACGACCGCTTCCTCCGCCGGTACGACTACGACGACCAGTGGGTCGTCGCGGCCGACCTGCGAGTGTCTGATGAGGCTGTCGACGTCGACATCGTCGGCCAGACGGCCATCGTCGTCGTCGACGCGGGCGACCGGCTGTTCGAGACCGAGTTCGAACTGCCCGGTTCCGACGCGCAAGTGTTTATGAAAAACGGCGTCCTCACTATTACCGGTTCACAATGA